A DNA window from Thermodesulfobacteriota bacterium contains the following coding sequences:
- the fdxA gene encoding ferredoxin yields the protein MAYIIAEPCVDVKDKACVEACPVDCIYEGDSQLFIHPEECIDCGACVDPCPVDAIFHEDELPEKWSEYTEMNADFFEGKEGLEPARKD from the coding sequence ATGGCATATATTATTGCAGAGCCGTGCGTTGACGTTAAAGATAAAGCGTGTGTTGAAGCGTGCCCTGTAGACTGTATCTACGAAGGCGATAGCCAACTTTTCATTCATCCTGAAGAGTGTATTGATTGCGGCGCTTGCGTAGATCCATGTCCTGTTGATGCCATTTTTCACGAAGACGAGCTCCCAGAAAAATGGAGCGAATACACTGAAATGAATGCCGATTTCTTTGAGGGCAAAGAAGGTCTGGAGCCAGCTAGAAAGGACTAA
- the secG gene encoding preprotein translocase subunit SecG, which translates to MELIIYSVQAIHIVVSILLIVVVLLQPGKGGDLGSVFGGGGGSSESVFGAAGAVPFLSKVTRVLAVLFLLSSLTLGYFAAKNVNTSVVTDIPTTQQTTDIASPTDTSQQEPIPPDNSGQDQGSAAQEPAQQEQQPAEQSSGSELSDGAAEQPAPEANQEPSGENTEDTQ; encoded by the coding sequence GTGGAACTAATAATTTATTCAGTGCAAGCAATACATATTGTTGTGAGCATATTGCTCATTGTTGTTGTATTACTTCAGCCGGGTAAAGGTGGAGATTTGGGGTCTGTGTTTGGCGGCGGCGGAGGATCAAGTGAATCTGTATTTGGTGCAGCAGGTGCTGTGCCGTTTTTATCTAAGGTCACTAGAGTGCTCGCGGTCTTGTTCTTGCTTAGTTCTTTAACCCTAGGTTATTTTGCAGCTAAGAACGTTAACACATCAGTTGTTACTGATATACCTACGACACAGCAAACCACTGATATAGCCTCACCAACTGACACTTCACAGCAAGAGCCTATTCCCCCTGATAACAGTGGCCAGGACCAAGGATCAGCTGCACAAGAGCCCGCTCAGCAAGAGCAGCAGCCAGCTGAGCAAAGCTCAGGTTCAGAGTTATCTGATGGAGCGGCAGAGCAGCCGGCACCCGAAGCTAATCAAGAGCCTTCTGGCGAAAACACTGAGGATACGCAGTGA